One part of the Lotus japonicus ecotype B-129 chromosome 2, LjGifu_v1.2 genome encodes these proteins:
- the LOC130736742 gene encoding uncharacterized protein LOC130736742, whose amino-acid sequence MEALEGRALTWFQWWTSCNPNSSWEGFKIAVVRRFQPSMIQNPFELLLSLKQMGSVKDYAEEFEKFVGSLREIDPEFVKGTFLKGLKEEIRIEVQLYELHSLSEVIQKYIFIEQEMRESEAASEAERAVEKVFQRLSENAAPHKPNLDSAETEQTATVAIQRFNLETEGEPAIVNKERDAVEALQHELEFASVGAQSLIFEMK is encoded by the coding sequence ATGGAGGCCTTAGAAGGAAGGGCTCTTACCTGGTTTCAATGGTGGACAAGTTGTAATCCCAATTCATCATGGGAAGGGTTCAAGATTGCAGTGGTGAGGAGGTTTCAGCCTTCAATGATTCAGAACCCATTTGAGTTGCTTCTTTCTCTGAAACAGATGGGGTCAGTGAAGGATTATGCGGAAGAATTTGAAAAATTTGTTGGATCTCTTAGAGAAATTGATCCAGAATTTGTGAAAGGCACTTTCTTGAAGGGATTGAAGGAAGAAATCCGGATAGAGGTACAATTGTATGAACTTCACTCTCTTTCTGAGGTTATTCAAAAATACATCTTTATTGAGCAAGAAATGAGAGAATCAGAGGCTGCGTCAGAGGCAGAGAGGGCGGTAGAAAAGGTGTTTCAGAGGCTTTCGGAGAATGCAGCGCCGCACAAACCCAATCTTGATTCAGCAGAGACAGAGCAAACCGCGACCGTAGCGATTCAGAGGTTCAATCTTGAAACAGAGGGTGAACCAGCGATAGTGAATAAAGAGCGAGATGCAGTTGAGGCATTGCAACATGAATTGGAATTCGCATCAGTGGGAGCGCAAAGCCTAATCTTTGAGATGAAGTGA
- the LOC130736744 gene encoding disease resistance protein RPV1-like produces MAPSSSTYDVFLSFCGVDTRFGFTGNLYKALHERGINAFIDDKKLERGEEITPSLLNAIEHSKIAIIVLSENYAFSSFCLDELSKILDCMKEMGQLVWPVFYQVDPSDVRKLSGTYGEAMAMHEQRFKDNLDRLINWKIALYDITQYLRIS; encoded by the coding sequence ATGGcaccctcctcctccacctacGATGTGTTCCTCAGCTTTTGTGGAGTTGATACTCGATTCGGTTTCACTGGGAATCTTTACAAAGCTCTTCACGAGAGGGGAATCAACGCCTTCATAGATGACAAGAAGCTCGAGAGAGGGGAGGAAATCACGCCGTCACTTCTCAACGCAATTGAACACTCCAAGATTGCCATCATTGTTCTCTCTGAGAACTACGCATTTTCGTCATTCTGTTTAGATGAACTTTCCAAGATCCTTGACTGCATGAAGGAAATGGGTCAGTTGGTCTGGCCAGTTTTTTATCAAGTGGATCCTTCTGATGTGCGGAAGCTGAGCGGGACTTATGGAGAAGCCATGGCTATGCATGAGCAGAGGTTCAAGGATAACTTGGACAGGTTGATCAATTGGAAGATTGCTTTGTATGATATTACTCAATATTTAagaatttcttaa